A region from the Leopardus geoffroyi isolate Oge1 chromosome E3, O.geoffroyi_Oge1_pat1.0, whole genome shotgun sequence genome encodes:
- the INO80E gene encoding INO80 complex subunit E isoform X4, translating into MNGPADGEVDYKKKYRNLKRKLKFLIYEHECFQEELRKAQRKLLKVSRDKSFLLDRLLQYENVDEDSSDSDATASSDNSETEGTPKLSDTPAPKSPLPCPFSRKRSPPLGGVPSPSSLSLPPSTGFPLQASGAPSPYLSSLPEPSPLRPKREKRPRLPRKLKAEQEWKEDERHGENIVWADAGVRREKDVGRKDRVRWGRRRPGYPEPGCPVKGWGSLNFLVTSSEETRDRHKDRNRSVRSLGLSQTEWV; encoded by the exons ATGAACGGGCCGGCGGACGGCGAAGTGGACTACAAGAAGAAGTACCGGAACCTGAAGCGGAAGCTCAAGTTCCTCATCTAC GAACACGAGTGCTTCCAGGAGGAACTGAGGAAGGCGCAGAGGAAGTTGCTGAAGGTGTCCCGGGATAAGAG TTTCCTCCTAGACCGACTTCTGCAGTACGAGAACGTGGATGAAGATTCTTCTG ACTCAGATGCCACTGCATCTTCAGATAACAGCGAGACAGAGGGAACACCCAAGTTGTCGGACACGCCAGCCCCCAAGAG ccccctcccctgtcctttcTCCAGGAAGAGAAGCCCTCCACTGGGgggtgtcccctccccctccagcctctccctgcctccttcaacAGGGTTTCCCCTTCAGGCCTCGGGGGCCCCCTCCCCATACCTGAGCTCG CTGCCCGAGCCCAGCCCCCTGAGGCCCAAGCGGGAGAAACGGCCCCGCCTGCCCCGGAAACTCAAG GCTGAGCAGGAGTGGAAGGAAGACGAGAGACATGGTGAGAATATTGTTTGGGCTGACGCAGgagtgagaagagagaaggacGTCGGAAGGAAAGACAGGGTGAGGTGGGGCCGCAGAAGGCCTGGGTATCCAGAGCCAGGATGTCCTGTTAAGGGGTGGGGGTCACTGAACTTTCTGGTGACTTCGTCTGAGGAGACAAGAGACAGGCACAAAGACAGGAACAGGTCAGTTAGGAGCCTGGGCCTCAGTCAGACAgagtgggtttga
- the INO80E gene encoding INO80 complex subunit E isoform X6 gives MNGPADGEVDYKKKYRNLKRKLKFLIYEHECFQEELRKAQRKLLKVSRDKSFLLDRLLQYENVDEDSSDSDATASSDNSETEGTPKLSDTPAPKSPLPCPFSRKRSPPLGGVPSPSSLSLPPSTGFPLQASGAPSPYLSSLASPPYPPFPSDYLALQLPEPSPLRPKREKRPRLPRKLKAEQEWKEDERHGENIVWADAGVRREKDVGRKDRRAHSGCSVEEELALGEAEGRESS, from the exons ATGAACGGGCCGGCGGACGGCGAAGTGGACTACAAGAAGAAGTACCGGAACCTGAAGCGGAAGCTCAAGTTCCTCATCTAC GAACACGAGTGCTTCCAGGAGGAACTGAGGAAGGCGCAGAGGAAGTTGCTGAAGGTGTCCCGGGATAAGAG TTTCCTCCTAGACCGACTTCTGCAGTACGAGAACGTGGATGAAGATTCTTCTG ACTCAGATGCCACTGCATCTTCAGATAACAGCGAGACAGAGGGAACACCCAAGTTGTCGGACACGCCAGCCCCCAAGAG ccccctcccctgtcctttcTCCAGGAAGAGAAGCCCTCCACTGGGgggtgtcccctccccctccagcctctccctgcctccttcaacAGGGTTTCCCCTTCAGGCCTCGGGGGCCCCCTCCCCATACCTGAGCTCG CTGGCttcccccccctaccccccattCCCTTCCGACTACCTGGCCCTGCAGCTGCCCGAGCCCAGCCCCCTGAGGCCCAAGCGGGAGAAACGGCCCCGCCTGCCCCGGAAACTCAAG GCTGAGCAGGAGTGGAAGGAAGACGAGAGACATGGTGAGAATATTGTTTGGGCTGACGCAGgagtgagaagagagaaggacGTCGGAAGGAAAGACAGG AGAGCTCactctggctgcagtgtggaggAAGAGCTGGCTCTGGGAGAGGCTGAAGGCAGGGAGTCCAGTTAG
- the INO80E gene encoding INO80 complex subunit E isoform X11 — protein MNGPADGEVDYKKKYRNLKRKLKFLIYEHECFQEELRKAQRKLLKVSRDKSFLLDRLLQYENVDEDSSDSDATASSDNSETEGTPKLSDTPAPKSPLPCPFSRKRSPPLGGVPSPSSLSLPPSTGFPLQASGAPSPYLSSLASPPYPPFPSDYLALQLPEPSPLRPKREKRPRLPRKLKRAHSGCSVEEELALGEAEGRESS, from the exons ATGAACGGGCCGGCGGACGGCGAAGTGGACTACAAGAAGAAGTACCGGAACCTGAAGCGGAAGCTCAAGTTCCTCATCTAC GAACACGAGTGCTTCCAGGAGGAACTGAGGAAGGCGCAGAGGAAGTTGCTGAAGGTGTCCCGGGATAAGAG TTTCCTCCTAGACCGACTTCTGCAGTACGAGAACGTGGATGAAGATTCTTCTG ACTCAGATGCCACTGCATCTTCAGATAACAGCGAGACAGAGGGAACACCCAAGTTGTCGGACACGCCAGCCCCCAAGAG ccccctcccctgtcctttcTCCAGGAAGAGAAGCCCTCCACTGGGgggtgtcccctccccctccagcctctccctgcctccttcaacAGGGTTTCCCCTTCAGGCCTCGGGGGCCCCCTCCCCATACCTGAGCTCG CTGGCttcccccccctaccccccattCCCTTCCGACTACCTGGCCCTGCAGCTGCCCGAGCCCAGCCCCCTGAGGCCCAAGCGGGAGAAACGGCCCCGCCTGCCCCGGAAACTCAAG AGAGCTCactctggctgcagtgtggaggAAGAGCTGGCTCTGGGAGAGGCTGAAGGCAGGGAGTCCAGTTAG
- the INO80E gene encoding INO80 complex subunit E isoform X2, producing MNGPADGEVDYKKKYRNLKRKLKFLIYEHECFQEELRKAQRKLLKVSRDKSFLLDRLLQYENVDEDSSDSDATASSDNSETEGTPKLSDTPAPKRKRSPPLGGVPSPSSLSLPPSTGFPLQASGAPSPYLSSLASPPYPPFPSDYLALQLPEPSPLRPKREKRPRLPRKLKAEQEWKEDERHGENIVWADAGVRREKDVGRKDRVRWGRRRPGYPEPGCPVKGWGSLNFLVTSSEETRDRHKDRNRSVRSLGLSQTEWV from the exons ATGAACGGGCCGGCGGACGGCGAAGTGGACTACAAGAAGAAGTACCGGAACCTGAAGCGGAAGCTCAAGTTCCTCATCTAC GAACACGAGTGCTTCCAGGAGGAACTGAGGAAGGCGCAGAGGAAGTTGCTGAAGGTGTCCCGGGATAAGAG TTTCCTCCTAGACCGACTTCTGCAGTACGAGAACGTGGATGAAGATTCTTCTG ACTCAGATGCCACTGCATCTTCAGATAACAGCGAGACAGAGGGAACACCCAAGTTGTCGGACACGCCAGCCCCCAAGAG GAAGAGAAGCCCTCCACTGGGgggtgtcccctccccctccagcctctccctgcctccttcaacAGGGTTTCCCCTTCAGGCCTCGGGGGCCCCCTCCCCATACCTGAGCTCG CTGGCttcccccccctaccccccattCCCTTCCGACTACCTGGCCCTGCAGCTGCCCGAGCCCAGCCCCCTGAGGCCCAAGCGGGAGAAACGGCCCCGCCTGCCCCGGAAACTCAAG GCTGAGCAGGAGTGGAAGGAAGACGAGAGACATGGTGAGAATATTGTTTGGGCTGACGCAGgagtgagaagagagaaggacGTCGGAAGGAAAGACAGGGTGAGGTGGGGCCGCAGAAGGCCTGGGTATCCAGAGCCAGGATGTCCTGTTAAGGGGTGGGGGTCACTGAACTTTCTGGTGACTTCGTCTGAGGAGACAAGAGACAGGCACAAAGACAGGAACAGGTCAGTTAGGAGCCTGGGCCTCAGTCAGACAgagtgggtttga
- the INO80E gene encoding INO80 complex subunit E isoform X12, giving the protein MNGPADGEVDYKKKYRNLKRKLKFLIYEHECFQEELRKAQRKLLKVSRDKSFLLDRLLQYENVDEDSSDSDATASSDNSETEGTPKLSDTPAPKRKRSPPLGGVPSPSSLSLPPSTGFPLQASGAPSPYLSSLASPPYPPFPSDYLALQLPEPSPLRPKREKRPRLPRKLKRAHSGCSVEEELALGEAEGRESS; this is encoded by the exons ATGAACGGGCCGGCGGACGGCGAAGTGGACTACAAGAAGAAGTACCGGAACCTGAAGCGGAAGCTCAAGTTCCTCATCTAC GAACACGAGTGCTTCCAGGAGGAACTGAGGAAGGCGCAGAGGAAGTTGCTGAAGGTGTCCCGGGATAAGAG TTTCCTCCTAGACCGACTTCTGCAGTACGAGAACGTGGATGAAGATTCTTCTG ACTCAGATGCCACTGCATCTTCAGATAACAGCGAGACAGAGGGAACACCCAAGTTGTCGGACACGCCAGCCCCCAAGAG GAAGAGAAGCCCTCCACTGGGgggtgtcccctccccctccagcctctccctgcctccttcaacAGGGTTTCCCCTTCAGGCCTCGGGGGCCCCCTCCCCATACCTGAGCTCG CTGGCttcccccccctaccccccattCCCTTCCGACTACCTGGCCCTGCAGCTGCCCGAGCCCAGCCCCCTGAGGCCCAAGCGGGAGAAACGGCCCCGCCTGCCCCGGAAACTCAAG AGAGCTCactctggctgcagtgtggaggAAGAGCTGGCTCTGGGAGAGGCTGAAGGCAGGGAGTCCAGTTAG
- the INO80E gene encoding INO80 complex subunit E isoform X10 yields the protein MNGPADGEVDYKKKYRNLKRKLKFLIYEHECFQEELRKAQRKLLKVSRDKSFLLDRLLQYENVDEDSSDSDATASSDNSETEGTPKLSDTPAPKRKRSPPLGGVPSPSSLSLPPSTGFPLQASGAPSPYLSSMTVGPPDCPVGGPLTFPGRGSGTGVGATLAPLPPPKMPPPTILSAVPRQMFSDAGSGDDALDGDDDLVIDIPE from the exons ATGAACGGGCCGGCGGACGGCGAAGTGGACTACAAGAAGAAGTACCGGAACCTGAAGCGGAAGCTCAAGTTCCTCATCTAC GAACACGAGTGCTTCCAGGAGGAACTGAGGAAGGCGCAGAGGAAGTTGCTGAAGGTGTCCCGGGATAAGAG TTTCCTCCTAGACCGACTTCTGCAGTACGAGAACGTGGATGAAGATTCTTCTG ACTCAGATGCCACTGCATCTTCAGATAACAGCGAGACAGAGGGAACACCCAAGTTGTCGGACACGCCAGCCCCCAAGAG GAAGAGAAGCCCTCCACTGGGgggtgtcccctccccctccagcctctccctgcctccttcaacAGGGTTTCCCCTTCAGGCCTCGGGGGCCCCCTCCCCATACCTGAGCTCG ATGACCGTGGGACCCCCTGACTGCCCTGTGGGAGGGCCGCTGACTTTCCCAGGCCGGGGTtctgggactggggtgggggcaaCCCTGGCCCCACTGCCGCCCCCCAAGATGCCTCCCCCCACGATCCTCAGCGCCGTCCCTCGGCAGATGTTCAGCGACGCAGGCAGCGGAGACGATGCCCTGGACGGGGATGATGACCTGGTGATCGACATCCCGGagtga
- the INO80E gene encoding INO80 complex subunit E isoform X8, translating into MNGPADGEVDYKKKYRNLKRKLKFLIYEHECFQEELRKAQRKLLKVSRDKSFLLDRLLQYENVDEDSSDSDATASSDNSETEGTPKLSDTPAPKRKRSPPLGGVPSPSSLSLPPSTGFPLQASGAPSPYLSSLPEPSPLRPKREKRPRLPRKLKMTVGPPDCPVGGPLTFPGRGSGTGVGATLAPLPPPKMPPPTILSAVPRQMFSDAGSGDDALDGDDDLVIDIPE; encoded by the exons ATGAACGGGCCGGCGGACGGCGAAGTGGACTACAAGAAGAAGTACCGGAACCTGAAGCGGAAGCTCAAGTTCCTCATCTAC GAACACGAGTGCTTCCAGGAGGAACTGAGGAAGGCGCAGAGGAAGTTGCTGAAGGTGTCCCGGGATAAGAG TTTCCTCCTAGACCGACTTCTGCAGTACGAGAACGTGGATGAAGATTCTTCTG ACTCAGATGCCACTGCATCTTCAGATAACAGCGAGACAGAGGGAACACCCAAGTTGTCGGACACGCCAGCCCCCAAGAG GAAGAGAAGCCCTCCACTGGGgggtgtcccctccccctccagcctctccctgcctccttcaacAGGGTTTCCCCTTCAGGCCTCGGGGGCCCCCTCCCCATACCTGAGCTCG CTGCCCGAGCCCAGCCCCCTGAGGCCCAAGCGGGAGAAACGGCCCCGCCTGCCCCGGAAACTCAAG ATGACCGTGGGACCCCCTGACTGCCCTGTGGGAGGGCCGCTGACTTTCCCAGGCCGGGGTtctgggactggggtgggggcaaCCCTGGCCCCACTGCCGCCCCCCAAGATGCCTCCCCCCACGATCCTCAGCGCCGTCCCTCGGCAGATGTTCAGCGACGCAGGCAGCGGAGACGATGCCCTGGACGGGGATGATGACCTGGTGATCGACATCCCGGagtga
- the INO80E gene encoding INO80 complex subunit E isoform X5 — MNGPADGEVDYKKKYRNLKRKLKFLIYEHECFQEELRKAQRKLLKVSRDKSFLLDRLLQYENVDEDSSDSDATASSDNSETEGTPKLSDTPAPKRKRSPPLGGVPSPSSLSLPPSTGFPLQASGAPSPYLSSLASPPYPPFPSDYLALQLPEPSPLRPKREKRPRLPRKLKMTVGPPDCPVGGPLTFPGRGSGTGVGATLAPLPPPKMPPPTILSAVPRQMFSDAGSGDDALDGDDDLVIDIPE; from the exons ATGAACGGGCCGGCGGACGGCGAAGTGGACTACAAGAAGAAGTACCGGAACCTGAAGCGGAAGCTCAAGTTCCTCATCTAC GAACACGAGTGCTTCCAGGAGGAACTGAGGAAGGCGCAGAGGAAGTTGCTGAAGGTGTCCCGGGATAAGAG TTTCCTCCTAGACCGACTTCTGCAGTACGAGAACGTGGATGAAGATTCTTCTG ACTCAGATGCCACTGCATCTTCAGATAACAGCGAGACAGAGGGAACACCCAAGTTGTCGGACACGCCAGCCCCCAAGAG GAAGAGAAGCCCTCCACTGGGgggtgtcccctccccctccagcctctccctgcctccttcaacAGGGTTTCCCCTTCAGGCCTCGGGGGCCCCCTCCCCATACCTGAGCTCG CTGGCttcccccccctaccccccattCCCTTCCGACTACCTGGCCCTGCAGCTGCCCGAGCCCAGCCCCCTGAGGCCCAAGCGGGAGAAACGGCCCCGCCTGCCCCGGAAACTCAAG ATGACCGTGGGACCCCCTGACTGCCCTGTGGGAGGGCCGCTGACTTTCCCAGGCCGGGGTtctgggactggggtgggggcaaCCCTGGCCCCACTGCCGCCCCCCAAGATGCCTCCCCCCACGATCCTCAGCGCCGTCCCTCGGCAGATGTTCAGCGACGCAGGCAGCGGAGACGATGCCCTGGACGGGGATGATGACCTGGTGATCGACATCCCGGagtga
- the INO80E gene encoding INO80 complex subunit E isoform X3: MNGPADGEVDYKKKYRNLKRKLKFLIYEHECFQEELRKAQRKLLKVSRDKSFLLDRLLQYENVDEDSSDSDATASSDNSETEGTPKLSDTPAPKSPLPCPFSRKRSPPLGGVPSPSSLSLPPSTGFPLQASGAPSPYLSSLASPPYPPFPSDYLALQLPEPSPLRPKREKRPRLPRKLKMTVGPPDCPVGGPLTFPGRGSGTGVGATLAPLPPPKMPPPTILSAVPRQMFSDAGSGDDALDGDDDLVIDIPE, from the exons ATGAACGGGCCGGCGGACGGCGAAGTGGACTACAAGAAGAAGTACCGGAACCTGAAGCGGAAGCTCAAGTTCCTCATCTAC GAACACGAGTGCTTCCAGGAGGAACTGAGGAAGGCGCAGAGGAAGTTGCTGAAGGTGTCCCGGGATAAGAG TTTCCTCCTAGACCGACTTCTGCAGTACGAGAACGTGGATGAAGATTCTTCTG ACTCAGATGCCACTGCATCTTCAGATAACAGCGAGACAGAGGGAACACCCAAGTTGTCGGACACGCCAGCCCCCAAGAG ccccctcccctgtcctttcTCCAGGAAGAGAAGCCCTCCACTGGGgggtgtcccctccccctccagcctctccctgcctccttcaacAGGGTTTCCCCTTCAGGCCTCGGGGGCCCCCTCCCCATACCTGAGCTCG CTGGCttcccccccctaccccccattCCCTTCCGACTACCTGGCCCTGCAGCTGCCCGAGCCCAGCCCCCTGAGGCCCAAGCGGGAGAAACGGCCCCGCCTGCCCCGGAAACTCAAG ATGACCGTGGGACCCCCTGACTGCCCTGTGGGAGGGCCGCTGACTTTCCCAGGCCGGGGTtctgggactggggtgggggcaaCCCTGGCCCCACTGCCGCCCCCCAAGATGCCTCCCCCCACGATCCTCAGCGCCGTCCCTCGGCAGATGTTCAGCGACGCAGGCAGCGGAGACGATGCCCTGGACGGGGATGATGACCTGGTGATCGACATCCCGGagtga
- the INO80E gene encoding INO80 complex subunit E isoform X9, with protein MNGPADGEVDYKKKYRNLKRKLKFLIYEHECFQEELRKAQRKLLKVSRDKSFLLDRLLQYENVDEDSSDSDATASSDNSETEGTPKLSDTPAPKSPLPCPFSRKRSPPLGGVPSPSSLSLPPSTGFPLQASGAPSPYLSSMTVGPPDCPVGGPLTFPGRGSGTGVGATLAPLPPPKMPPPTILSAVPRQMFSDAGSGDDALDGDDDLVIDIPE; from the exons ATGAACGGGCCGGCGGACGGCGAAGTGGACTACAAGAAGAAGTACCGGAACCTGAAGCGGAAGCTCAAGTTCCTCATCTAC GAACACGAGTGCTTCCAGGAGGAACTGAGGAAGGCGCAGAGGAAGTTGCTGAAGGTGTCCCGGGATAAGAG TTTCCTCCTAGACCGACTTCTGCAGTACGAGAACGTGGATGAAGATTCTTCTG ACTCAGATGCCACTGCATCTTCAGATAACAGCGAGACAGAGGGAACACCCAAGTTGTCGGACACGCCAGCCCCCAAGAG ccccctcccctgtcctttcTCCAGGAAGAGAAGCCCTCCACTGGGgggtgtcccctccccctccagcctctccctgcctccttcaacAGGGTTTCCCCTTCAGGCCTCGGGGGCCCCCTCCCCATACCTGAGCTCG ATGACCGTGGGACCCCCTGACTGCCCTGTGGGAGGGCCGCTGACTTTCCCAGGCCGGGGTtctgggactggggtgggggcaaCCCTGGCCCCACTGCCGCCCCCCAAGATGCCTCCCCCCACGATCCTCAGCGCCGTCCCTCGGCAGATGTTCAGCGACGCAGGCAGCGGAGACGATGCCCTGGACGGGGATGATGACCTGGTGATCGACATCCCGGagtga
- the INO80E gene encoding INO80 complex subunit E isoform X7: MNGPADGEVDYKKKYRNLKRKLKFLIYEHECFQEELRKAQRKLLKVSRDKSFLLDRLLQYENVDEDSSDSDATASSDNSETEGTPKLSDTPAPKSPLPCPFSRKRSPPLGGVPSPSSLSLPPSTGFPLQASGAPSPYLSSLPEPSPLRPKREKRPRLPRKLKMTVGPPDCPVGGPLTFPGRGSGTGVGATLAPLPPPKMPPPTILSAVPRQMFSDAGSGDDALDGDDDLVIDIPE, translated from the exons ATGAACGGGCCGGCGGACGGCGAAGTGGACTACAAGAAGAAGTACCGGAACCTGAAGCGGAAGCTCAAGTTCCTCATCTAC GAACACGAGTGCTTCCAGGAGGAACTGAGGAAGGCGCAGAGGAAGTTGCTGAAGGTGTCCCGGGATAAGAG TTTCCTCCTAGACCGACTTCTGCAGTACGAGAACGTGGATGAAGATTCTTCTG ACTCAGATGCCACTGCATCTTCAGATAACAGCGAGACAGAGGGAACACCCAAGTTGTCGGACACGCCAGCCCCCAAGAG ccccctcccctgtcctttcTCCAGGAAGAGAAGCCCTCCACTGGGgggtgtcccctccccctccagcctctccctgcctccttcaacAGGGTTTCCCCTTCAGGCCTCGGGGGCCCCCTCCCCATACCTGAGCTCG CTGCCCGAGCCCAGCCCCCTGAGGCCCAAGCGGGAGAAACGGCCCCGCCTGCCCCGGAAACTCAAG ATGACCGTGGGACCCCCTGACTGCCCTGTGGGAGGGCCGCTGACTTTCCCAGGCCGGGGTtctgggactggggtgggggcaaCCCTGGCCCCACTGCCGCCCCCCAAGATGCCTCCCCCCACGATCCTCAGCGCCGTCCCTCGGCAGATGTTCAGCGACGCAGGCAGCGGAGACGATGCCCTGGACGGGGATGATGACCTGGTGATCGACATCCCGGagtga
- the INO80E gene encoding INO80 complex subunit E isoform X1 has product MNGPADGEVDYKKKYRNLKRKLKFLIYEHECFQEELRKAQRKLLKVSRDKSFLLDRLLQYENVDEDSSDSDATASSDNSETEGTPKLSDTPAPKSPLPCPFSRKRSPPLGGVPSPSSLSLPPSTGFPLQASGAPSPYLSSLASPPYPPFPSDYLALQLPEPSPLRPKREKRPRLPRKLKAEQEWKEDERHGENIVWADAGVRREKDVGRKDRVRWGRRRPGYPEPGCPVKGWGSLNFLVTSSEETRDRHKDRNRSVRSLGLSQTEWV; this is encoded by the exons ATGAACGGGCCGGCGGACGGCGAAGTGGACTACAAGAAGAAGTACCGGAACCTGAAGCGGAAGCTCAAGTTCCTCATCTAC GAACACGAGTGCTTCCAGGAGGAACTGAGGAAGGCGCAGAGGAAGTTGCTGAAGGTGTCCCGGGATAAGAG TTTCCTCCTAGACCGACTTCTGCAGTACGAGAACGTGGATGAAGATTCTTCTG ACTCAGATGCCACTGCATCTTCAGATAACAGCGAGACAGAGGGAACACCCAAGTTGTCGGACACGCCAGCCCCCAAGAG ccccctcccctgtcctttcTCCAGGAAGAGAAGCCCTCCACTGGGgggtgtcccctccccctccagcctctccctgcctccttcaacAGGGTTTCCCCTTCAGGCCTCGGGGGCCCCCTCCCCATACCTGAGCTCG CTGGCttcccccccctaccccccattCCCTTCCGACTACCTGGCCCTGCAGCTGCCCGAGCCCAGCCCCCTGAGGCCCAAGCGGGAGAAACGGCCCCGCCTGCCCCGGAAACTCAAG GCTGAGCAGGAGTGGAAGGAAGACGAGAGACATGGTGAGAATATTGTTTGGGCTGACGCAGgagtgagaagagagaaggacGTCGGAAGGAAAGACAGGGTGAGGTGGGGCCGCAGAAGGCCTGGGTATCCAGAGCCAGGATGTCCTGTTAAGGGGTGGGGGTCACTGAACTTTCTGGTGACTTCGTCTGAGGAGACAAGAGACAGGCACAAAGACAGGAACAGGTCAGTTAGGAGCCTGGGCCTCAGTCAGACAgagtgggtttga